One region of Manis pentadactyla isolate mManPen7 chromosome 9, mManPen7.hap1, whole genome shotgun sequence genomic DNA includes:
- the KCTD21 gene encoding BTB/POZ domain-containing protein KCTD21 has translation MSDPITLNVGGKLYTTSLATLTTFPDSMLGAMFSGKMPTKRDSQGHCFIDRDGKVFRYILNFLRTSHLDLPEDFQEMGLLRREADFYQVQPLIEALQEKEVELSKAEKNAMLNITLNQRVQTVHFTVREAPQIYSLSSSSMEVFNANIFSTSCLFLKLLGSKLFYCSNGNLSSITSHLQDPNHLTLDWVANVEGLPEEEYTKQNLKRLWVVPSNKQINSFQVFVEEVLKIALSDGFCIDSSHPHAVDFMNNKIIRLIRYR, from the coding sequence ATGTCTGACCCCATCACACTAAACGTTGGAGGGAAGCTCTACACAACCTCACTGGCAACCTTGACCACCTTCCCTGACTCCATGCTGGGTGCCATGTTCAGCGGGAAGATGCCCACCAAGAGGGACAGCCAGGGCCACTGTTTCATTGATCGTGATGGCAAAGTGTTCCGCTACATCCTCAACTTCCTGCGGACCTCCCACCTGGACTTGCCTGAGGACTTCCAGGAGATGGGCCTGCTCCGCAGGGAAGCCGACTTCTACCAGGTGCAGCCTCTCATTGAGGCACTGCAGGAGAAGGAGGTGGAGCTCTCCAAGGCCGAGAAGAATGCCATGCTCAACATCACACTGAACCAGCGTGTGCAGACGGTCCACTTCACTGTGCGTGAGGCACCCCAAATCTACAGCCTTTCCTCCTCCAGCATGGAGGTCTTCAACGCCAACATCTTCAGCACCTCTTGCCTCTTCCTCAAGCTCCTTGGCTCCAAGCTCTTCTACTGCTCCAATGGCAATCTCTCCTCCATCACCAGCCACCTGCAGGACCCCAACCACCTGACTCTGGACTGGGTGGCCAATGTGGAAGGCCTGCCAGAGGAGGAATATACTAAGCAGAACCTCAAGAGGCTCTGGGTGGTGCCATCCAACAAGCAGATCAACAGCTTTCAGGTCTTTGTGGAGGAGGTACTAAAAATTGCTCTGAGTGATGGCTTCTGCATCGATTCTTCTCACCCACATGCTGTGGACTTCATGAACAATAAGATTATTCGGTTAATACGGTACAGGTAA